A region from the uncultured Holophaga sp. genome encodes:
- a CDS encoding efflux RND transporter permease subunit, which yields MIGNLKLGLAGRLARTFLRSKLTPLIVLASLLLGIMAVALTPREEEPQIVVPMVDVYVPCPGASPREIESQVTTPLEKRLWGIPGVEYIYSTSMPGMALITVRFKVNEPQEPSLVKVHQEIDAHPEILPSQAMKPLVRIQTIDDVPFLVLTLHGENQTPGTLRAMADELARELSHVPDTAQVKVIGGARRVVRIEPDPDRLRSLGLSLAELQPALMSADAQLPAGALVDRGKRTLLEGTDFMLDSSEIKRLVVAVRNQRPIYLGDVATVTDGPEPTPPLVAFGQHGSFENAVSLTVSKRAGTNATALAEKVLNKVEALRGGLVPRELKLTVARNYGETAGEKSNELIEHLLIATLSVIVLILLAMGWRSAVVVAVAVPVTLALTLLLTYLMGYTLNRVTLFALIFSIGILVDDAIVVVENIHRHMHLPGQHKSFARVVIEAVDEVGNPTILATFAVIAAILPMAFVRGLMGPYMRPIPIGASLAMLFSLVIAFVISPWASLKVFRHEAHLPQTDASGLHPADPGEAPPEPTEAAEHEAGLHPDTAPENAMTRTYRRAMHALITQPKVRVGFFTLVILLLLGAMSLVGLGWVKVKMLPFDNKSEFMVQLDLPAGTPREEAMAAAQTLARRLMQEKTVRDVQIYSGEAAPFTFVGMVRHSFLRQGAEMADIQVNLVPKGDRSEQSHQIVVRLRPELQKLALPAGTRMKLVEIPPGPPVLDTMVAEIYGPTEAERERLSTQVLQAFKSVDGVVDVDSTLNPTAPKDSLVLDREKAALHGVAPAHVVQTLYMAGQGMELGTFHVLRGAAQVPVILQLPESSRQHLDSLLQLTVPGARGAVPVSELVRVEQGRENAPIFHENLMPVSYVFGDLAGTIESPVYALAALNKKIDAMKGTDGKPIARLGLAHPENTENLIMKWDGEWHITLEVFRDLGLAFAAVLILIYVLVVGWFESFELPLVILVPIPLSLIGIIPAHGLMGAFFTATSMIGFIAGAGIIVRNSIILVDFIELKLREGMPLEAAVEEAGVVRFRPILLTAAAVIVGSLVMLADPIFQGLAISLMAGSVAATLLSVPSIPVLYYLMARRGRAARLQREGAEAGLSEQE from the coding sequence ATGATCGGGAACCTCAAGCTGGGCTTGGCGGGACGCCTGGCCCGGACCTTCCTCCGCAGCAAGCTCACCCCCCTGATCGTCCTGGCCTCCCTGCTGCTGGGCATCATGGCCGTGGCCCTCACCCCCCGGGAGGAGGAGCCCCAGATTGTGGTCCCCATGGTGGACGTCTATGTCCCCTGCCCCGGAGCCAGCCCCCGGGAGATCGAGAGCCAGGTCACCACGCCCCTGGAGAAGCGCCTCTGGGGTATCCCCGGGGTGGAGTACATCTACAGCACCAGCATGCCCGGCATGGCCCTCATCACCGTCCGCTTCAAGGTCAATGAGCCCCAGGAGCCCAGCCTAGTGAAGGTCCACCAGGAGATCGACGCCCATCCGGAGATCCTCCCCAGCCAGGCCATGAAGCCCCTGGTGCGGATCCAGACCATCGATGATGTCCCCTTCCTGGTCCTCACCCTCCACGGTGAGAACCAGACCCCGGGGACCCTCCGCGCCATGGCCGACGAGCTGGCCAGGGAGCTCTCCCATGTGCCCGACACCGCCCAGGTGAAGGTCATCGGCGGGGCCCGGCGGGTGGTCCGCATCGAACCCGATCCCGATCGCCTCCGCAGCCTGGGTCTCTCCCTGGCGGAGCTCCAGCCCGCCCTCATGAGCGCCGATGCCCAGCTCCCCGCCGGAGCCCTGGTGGACCGCGGGAAGCGCACCCTCCTGGAGGGCACCGACTTCATGCTCGACTCCTCGGAGATCAAGCGCCTGGTGGTGGCGGTCCGCAACCAGCGCCCCATCTACCTGGGCGATGTGGCCACGGTCACCGATGGGCCGGAACCGACGCCTCCCCTGGTGGCCTTCGGCCAGCACGGATCCTTCGAGAACGCCGTGAGCCTGACGGTCTCCAAGCGGGCGGGCACCAACGCCACCGCCCTGGCTGAAAAGGTCCTGAACAAGGTGGAGGCCCTCCGGGGCGGCCTGGTCCCCCGGGAGCTGAAGTTGACCGTCGCCCGCAACTATGGCGAGACCGCCGGCGAGAAGTCCAATGAACTGATCGAGCACCTGCTCATCGCTACCCTCAGCGTCATCGTCCTCATCCTGCTGGCCATGGGCTGGCGGAGCGCCGTGGTGGTCGCCGTGGCCGTCCCCGTGACCCTGGCCCTGACCCTGCTCCTCACCTACCTCATGGGCTACACCCTCAACCGGGTCACCCTCTTCGCCCTGATCTTCTCCATCGGCATCCTGGTGGACGACGCCATCGTGGTGGTGGAGAACATCCACCGGCACATGCACCTGCCGGGGCAGCACAAGAGCTTCGCCCGGGTGGTCATCGAGGCGGTGGACGAGGTGGGCAACCCCACCATCCTGGCCACCTTCGCCGTCATCGCCGCCATCCTGCCCATGGCCTTCGTCCGCGGCCTGATGGGCCCCTACATGCGGCCCATCCCCATCGGCGCCTCCCTGGCCATGCTCTTCAGCCTGGTCATCGCCTTCGTCATCAGCCCCTGGGCCAGCCTCAAGGTGTTCCGCCACGAGGCCCACCTGCCCCAGACCGATGCCTCCGGCCTCCACCCGGCCGATCCCGGCGAGGCCCCCCCGGAACCCACGGAGGCCGCGGAGCACGAGGCCGGGCTCCACCCGGACACCGCCCCCGAGAACGCCATGACGAGGACCTACCGCCGCGCCATGCACGCCCTGATCACCCAGCCCAAGGTCCGGGTCGGATTCTTCACCCTTGTGATCCTGCTGCTGCTGGGGGCCATGTCCCTGGTGGGCCTGGGCTGGGTCAAGGTCAAGATGCTCCCCTTCGACAACAAGTCGGAATTCATGGTCCAGTTGGACCTCCCGGCGGGAACCCCCCGGGAGGAGGCCATGGCCGCCGCCCAGACCCTGGCCCGGCGCCTGATGCAGGAGAAGACCGTCCGGGACGTCCAGATCTACTCCGGTGAGGCCGCCCCCTTCACCTTCGTGGGCATGGTCCGCCACAGCTTCCTGCGCCAGGGGGCCGAGATGGCCGACATCCAGGTGAACCTGGTGCCCAAGGGTGACCGCAGCGAACAGAGCCACCAGATCGTGGTGCGCCTGCGCCCCGAGCTCCAGAAGCTTGCCCTGCCTGCGGGCACCCGCATGAAGCTGGTGGAGATCCCCCCCGGACCGCCGGTGCTCGACACCATGGTGGCCGAGATCTACGGTCCTACCGAAGCGGAGCGGGAGCGCCTCTCCACTCAGGTCCTCCAGGCCTTCAAGTCCGTCGATGGCGTGGTGGATGTGGACTCGACCCTGAACCCCACTGCCCCCAAAGACAGCCTGGTCCTGGACCGGGAGAAGGCCGCCCTCCACGGCGTCGCCCCCGCCCATGTGGTCCAGACCCTCTACATGGCCGGCCAGGGCATGGAGCTCGGCACCTTCCATGTCCTCCGTGGGGCGGCCCAGGTGCCCGTCATCCTCCAGCTGCCCGAGAGTTCCCGTCAGCACCTGGACAGCCTCCTGCAGCTCACGGTCCCCGGAGCCAGGGGTGCCGTGCCGGTCTCCGAGCTGGTGCGGGTCGAGCAGGGCCGGGAGAATGCACCGATCTTCCACGAAAACCTGATGCCCGTGAGCTACGTCTTCGGCGATCTCGCCGGGACCATCGAGAGCCCGGTCTATGCCCTGGCAGCCCTCAACAAGAAGATCGACGCCATGAAGGGCACCGATGGCAAGCCCATCGCCCGGCTGGGCCTGGCCCACCCTGAGAACACTGAGAACCTGATCATGAAATGGGACGGCGAGTGGCACATCACCCTCGAGGTCTTCCGGGACCTGGGCCTGGCCTTCGCCGCCGTGCTGATCCTCATCTATGTCCTGGTGGTGGGCTGGTTCGAGAGCTTCGAACTGCCCCTGGTGATCCTGGTGCCCATCCCCCTCTCCCTCATCGGCATCATCCCGGCCCACGGGCTCATGGGGGCCTTCTTCACCGCCACCAGCATGATCGGCTTCATCGCCGGAGCGGGCATCATCGTGCGCAACAGCATCATCCTGGTGGACTTCATCGAGCTGAAGCTGCGGGAGGGCATGCCCCTCGAGGCGGCGGTGGAGGAAGCCGGGGTCGTCCGCTTCCGCCCCATCCTCCTCACCGCCGCCGCCGTGATCGTGGGTTCCCTGGTGATGCTCGCCGATCCCATCTTCCAGGGCCTGGCCATCAGCCTCATGGCGGGCTCCGTCGCCGCCACCCTTCTCTCCGTGCCCTCCATCCCCGTCCTCTACTACCTCATGGCCCGCCGGGGCCGCGCTGCCCGTCTCCAGCGGGAGGGCGCCGAGGCCGGACTCTCCGAACAGGAGTGA
- a CDS encoding DUF2892 domain-containing protein: MSIDRIIHTFAGTLVLLSLALGHWVSPWWLLLALFVGLNLFQSGLTNWCLGTQILAKLGIQGRSACGLK, from the coding sequence ATGTCCATCGACCGCATCATCCACACCTTCGCCGGAACCCTTGTCCTCCTGAGCCTCGCCCTGGGACACTGGGTCAGCCCCTGGTGGCTGCTCCTGGCGCTCTTCGTCGGCCTCAACCTCTTCCAGAGCGGCCTCACCAACTGGTGCCTGGGCACCCAGATCCTCGCCAAGCTCGGGATCCAGGGGCGCAGTGCCTGCGGGCTGAAGTGA
- a CDS encoding DUF6132 family protein — protein sequence MSFHEFRPILIGVLVGGGLGFGWQKLVGCRTGACPLTATPLRSTIYGAVLGLLFTLPR from the coding sequence ATGAGCTTCCATGAATTCCGCCCGATCCTGATCGGCGTCCTGGTGGGCGGGGGGCTGGGCTTCGGCTGGCAGAAGCTGGTGGGCTGCCGCACCGGTGCCTGCCCCCTCACCGCCACCCCCCTCCGTTCCACGATCTACGGGGCCGTCCTCGGCCTCCTCTTCACCCTGCCGCGCTGA
- the trxA gene encoding thioredoxin, translated as MASAAVLNITTAAFDKVKALQQPVLIDFWAPWCGPCRTQGPILDQVAEQVGDRAVVGKVNVDEESALAQQFGVQAIPTLVVLKQGQIAQRFTGVQDAATLVAALA; from the coding sequence ATGGCCTCCGCCGCCGTCCTCAACATCACCACCGCTGCCTTCGACAAGGTCAAGGCCCTTCAGCAACCGGTCCTCATCGACTTCTGGGCCCCCTGGTGCGGCCCCTGCCGCACCCAGGGCCCCATCCTGGACCAGGTGGCCGAACAGGTCGGGGACCGCGCCGTCGTGGGCAAGGTCAATGTCGATGAGGAGTCCGCCCTGGCCCAGCAGTTCGGGGTCCAGGCCATCCCAACCCTCGTGGTCCTCAAGCAGGGGCAGATCGCCCAGCGCTTCACAGGGGTCCAGGATGCCGCCACTCTGGTGGCTGCCCTCGCCTGA
- the trxA gene encoding thioredoxin produces the protein MKTLTALALPALATALILACSPSGTETPKPSTTAEAGPVQTVTSASFQALVSGDKPVLLDFWAPWCGPCRTQGPLVDQAAGLAGGRALFGKVNVDEQRELAKRFGVEAIPTLIVFRGGKEVQRFVGVQQPETLLQALGAR, from the coding sequence ATGAAGACCCTCACCGCCCTTGCCCTCCCCGCCCTCGCCACAGCCCTCATCCTGGCCTGCTCCCCTTCCGGGACCGAGACGCCCAAGCCCTCCACCACCGCCGAGGCCGGCCCGGTCCAGACCGTCACCTCCGCCAGCTTCCAGGCCCTTGTCAGCGGGGACAAGCCCGTTCTCCTCGACTTCTGGGCTCCCTGGTGCGGCCCCTGCAGGACACAGGGTCCGCTGGTGGACCAGGCCGCCGGCTTGGCCGGGGGCCGGGCGCTCTTCGGCAAGGTCAATGTCGATGAACAGCGCGAACTGGCCAAGCGCTTCGGCGTCGAGGCCATCCCGACCTTGATCGTCTTCCGGGGCGGCAAGGAGGTCCAGCGCTTCGTCGGCGTCCAGCAGCCCGAGACCCTCCTGCAGGCCCTGGGAGCCAGGTGA
- a CDS encoding rhodanese-like domain-containing protein — protein sequence MLGSTLRLIVIAFIILLVLRLVLRFVRNARGLSVDLLNDLKSRNALVLDVRTRAEYGGGHVVGSLNIPLDELPRRLGELQRQRPILVCCASGARSGQAMQFLLSQGFQEVHNAGPWQNAR from the coding sequence ATGCTGGGCTCCACCCTCCGCCTCATCGTCATCGCCTTCATCATCCTCCTGGTGCTGCGGCTTGTGCTCCGCTTCGTCAGGAACGCCAGGGGACTCTCCGTGGACCTTCTCAACGATCTCAAGAGCCGCAATGCCCTCGTGCTGGATGTGCGCACCCGGGCCGAATACGGTGGAGGCCATGTGGTCGGCAGCCTCAACATCCCCTTGGACGAGCTCCCGCGGCGATTGGGGGAACTGCAGCGCCAGCGCCCCATCCTGGTCTGCTGCGCCAGCGGTGCCCGGAGTGGGCAGGCCATGCAGTTCCTGCTCTCCCAGGGATTCCAGGAGGTCCACAATGCGGGCCCCTGGCAGAATGCCCGCTGA
- the rlmF gene encoding 23S rRNA (adenine(1618)-N(6))-methyltransferase RlmF, giving the protein MGKARQSGNERSSGLHPRTRFGDRYDLPALVQSSPGLAPFVFRNPYGDLSVDFADPGAVRALNRALLVHHYGIRGWEIPPEFLCPPIPGRADYIHVLADLLAESGTPAPGAAIRVLDVGVGASCIYPILGQREYGWHFVGSDTNPRALASVGRILAANPDLGAVVELRRQHDEATVFRGVIREGESFELTLCNPPFHASPREAREGSQRKWRNLGKRSGGQAPVLNFGGQASELWCPGGEAGFIRRMMAESAERPTCCLWFTTLVSKSASLPGLKVELRRLGALEIRVLEMAQGQKRSRALAWTFLEPEARRAWIRSLR; this is encoded by the coding sequence ATGGGCAAAGCGAGACAGAGCGGTAATGAGCGGTCTTCAGGGCTCCATCCCAGGACCCGCTTCGGTGACCGCTATGATCTGCCGGCTCTGGTACAGTCCTCTCCGGGCCTGGCGCCCTTCGTCTTCCGCAATCCCTACGGGGACCTGTCCGTGGATTTTGCCGATCCGGGAGCGGTGCGGGCCCTGAACCGGGCCCTCCTGGTCCACCACTACGGGATCCGGGGCTGGGAGATCCCCCCGGAGTTCCTCTGTCCCCCCATTCCGGGGCGGGCAGACTATATCCATGTCCTGGCGGATCTCCTGGCCGAGTCCGGGACTCCTGCCCCGGGGGCTGCGATCCGGGTTCTGGATGTCGGGGTTGGGGCCAGCTGCATCTATCCCATCCTGGGGCAGCGCGAGTACGGTTGGCACTTCGTGGGCTCGGATACCAACCCCCGGGCACTGGCTTCGGTGGGCCGGATCCTGGCGGCGAATCCGGATCTGGGGGCGGTCGTCGAGCTGCGACGGCAGCATGACGAGGCCACCGTCTTCCGTGGGGTCATCAGGGAGGGGGAGAGCTTTGAGCTCACCCTGTGCAATCCCCCCTTCCACGCCTCGCCCCGGGAGGCCCGGGAGGGGAGCCAGCGGAAGTGGCGCAACCTGGGGAAGAGGAGTGGCGGGCAGGCGCCGGTCCTCAACTTCGGGGGCCAAGCCTCTGAACTCTGGTGCCCTGGGGGGGAGGCGGGCTTCATCCGGCGCATGATGGCTGAAAGCGCCGAGCGGCCCACTTGCTGCCTCTGGTTCACGACCTTGGTGTCCAAGTCCGCCAGTCTGCCCGGGCTGAAGGTCGAGCTCAGGAGACTGGGCGCCCTGGAGATCCGGGTCCTGGAGATGGCCCAGGGCCAGAAGCGCAGCCGAGCGCTGGCCTGGACCTTCCTGGAGCCGGAGGCACGGAGGGCCTGGATCCGCAGCCTCAGATGA
- a CDS encoding ATP-binding protein gives MPEPLKALEALLVPWTGEFRDRDAEKAYLLDALPRLGRQIRLVLGTAGFMYLCAIGLDWTILGRGPDFLWMVGLRVGDALLLALCCGKAGRPWAWFPWLVALTLLLVGVTELVEVHLIHGEAAARGDLPFVLVIILMAYVMVPNRILITLAVGGFLGALFVLHEALQVGPVAPSVILMLVYMVMANATGYVFQYSWNRLGRRDYALRCALEREVGERQRAEDEAKAANAAKSRFLAVMSHEIRTPLNGVMGGLQLLEEMEVREGQRQPLEIAMRSGEQLSLLLDDILDLARIEAGRLELVVEPFSPLELLASIHAVLYPKARAKGLALRLDHPRNLQGVLEGDVLRLRQILLNLAGNAVKFTERGEVLISLELQEASELPGRVRCLFSVADTGPGIDPADQSRLFGPFEQGEAPARRSHGGAGLGLAISRELVEAMGSRLEVQSCPGQGSTFRFGLTLAVGAALQPSPVPRPSPGGLRVLVVDDLEANRVVALGLLQSLGHLGVCADSGAAALDRLRAGGVDAVFLDLHMPDMDGLEVLHSIRAMEAVPGALPVFLVSADTERTLVNACLEAGFSGVIPKPVRKERMADLLSGIEASNPASAQEAPLKPLVDWVLVRQYEKDLGPEVWSEAVRACRNSAEICMEALKRPGAVGGALHSLGGLASTYGLTRLHAEILRLEEVCCTGPVPAPSSLEALGQASLAALEAGPGSDPLVS, from the coding sequence ATGCCTGAGCCTCTGAAGGCCCTGGAGGCCCTACTGGTTCCTTGGACCGGAGAGTTCAGAGACCGGGACGCGGAGAAGGCCTATCTCCTGGATGCTCTGCCCCGCCTGGGACGGCAGATCAGGCTGGTGCTGGGCACGGCTGGCTTCATGTACCTCTGTGCCATTGGACTGGACTGGACCATCCTGGGCCGCGGCCCGGATTTTCTGTGGATGGTAGGGCTGCGCGTGGGGGATGCCTTGCTGCTGGCGTTATGCTGTGGCAAAGCGGGCCGCCCCTGGGCATGGTTCCCCTGGCTGGTGGCGCTCACGCTGCTGCTGGTCGGGGTGACGGAGCTGGTGGAGGTGCACCTGATCCATGGGGAAGCTGCGGCCCGGGGGGACCTCCCTTTTGTGCTGGTGATCATCCTGATGGCCTATGTCATGGTCCCCAACCGGATCCTGATCACCTTGGCGGTGGGAGGGTTCCTCGGTGCCCTCTTCGTCCTCCACGAGGCACTCCAAGTGGGGCCGGTGGCTCCTTCGGTGATCCTCATGCTGGTGTACATGGTGATGGCGAATGCCACGGGTTATGTCTTCCAATACTCGTGGAATCGCCTCGGGAGGCGGGATTATGCCCTTCGCTGTGCACTGGAGCGGGAGGTGGGGGAGCGCCAGAGGGCCGAGGACGAGGCCAAGGCGGCCAATGCTGCCAAGAGTCGTTTCCTCGCTGTCATGAGCCACGAAATCCGGACCCCCTTGAACGGGGTCATGGGGGGCTTGCAACTGCTCGAGGAGATGGAAGTGCGGGAGGGGCAGCGCCAGCCCCTGGAGATCGCGATGCGGAGCGGTGAGCAGCTCAGCCTCCTCCTGGACGATATCCTGGATCTCGCCCGGATCGAGGCGGGACGGCTGGAGCTGGTGGTGGAGCCCTTCAGTCCCCTGGAGTTGCTCGCCTCGATCCATGCCGTGCTCTACCCGAAGGCCCGTGCCAAGGGGCTTGCCCTGCGTCTGGATCATCCCCGGAACCTCCAGGGGGTGCTGGAGGGGGATGTCCTGAGGCTGAGGCAGATCCTCCTCAACTTGGCCGGGAATGCGGTCAAGTTCACGGAACGGGGGGAGGTATTGATATCCCTTGAGCTGCAGGAGGCATCAGAACTGCCTGGACGGGTCCGATGTCTGTTTTCTGTGGCTGACACCGGCCCGGGGATCGATCCAGCGGACCAGTCCCGGCTCTTCGGGCCCTTTGAGCAGGGGGAGGCACCGGCCCGGCGCAGCCATGGTGGGGCCGGGTTGGGGCTGGCCATCTCCAGGGAACTGGTGGAGGCCATGGGGAGTCGGCTGGAAGTCCAGAGCTGTCCCGGCCAGGGGAGCACCTTCCGCTTTGGGTTGACCCTGGCCGTTGGGGCGGCTCTGCAACCCAGTCCGGTGCCGCGTCCCTCCCCTGGGGGGCTCCGGGTTCTGGTCGTGGATGACCTGGAGGCCAACCGGGTCGTGGCTCTGGGACTCCTGCAGAGCCTGGGGCATCTTGGCGTTTGCGCTGACAGTGGGGCCGCCGCCCTGGACAGGTTGCGCGCGGGGGGTGTCGACGCGGTCTTTCTGGATCTCCACATGCCTGACATGGACGGGTTGGAGGTGCTCCATTCCATCCGGGCCATGGAGGCGGTGCCGGGCGCACTTCCCGTATTCCTCGTCAGTGCGGACACTGAGCGCACCCTGGTCAACGCCTGTCTTGAGGCCGGTTTTTCCGGTGTGATCCCAAAGCCTGTGCGAAAGGAGCGCATGGCGGACCTGTTGTCAGGCATCGAAGCCTCAAATCCTGCCTCAGCGCAGGAGGCTCCTCTCAAGCCCCTGGTGGACTGGGTATTGGTACGGCAGTACGAGAAGGACCTGGGGCCGGAGGTATGGAGTGAGGCCGTGCGGGCCTGCCGTAACTCGGCCGAGATCTGCATGGAGGCCTTGAAGAGGCCTGGGGCCGTGGGCGGGGCTCTCCACAGTCTGGGTGGGCTGGCCTCGACCTATGGCCTGACCAGGCTGCATGCTGAGATCCTGCGCTTGGAGGAGGTCTGCTGCACAGGCCCGGTCCCGGCACCTTCATCCCTGGAGGCGCTTGGCCAGGCATCGCTCGCGGCACTGGAGGCGGGGCCGGGGAGTGATCCCCTTGTCTCATAA
- a CDS encoding response regulator transcription factor: MTAGWLLLVEDEPAQRQLLAAYLGRADYGVLEAGSMAEAQAQLAVGRPDLAVVDLNLPDGDGLELALGLSQGGLPVIVVSARETDRLRGLEAGLDDFVVKPCNPRELVARASNILRRCRGQRVTGLCVFGPYRLDAERRLVLDAGGGVIALTRGEFDLLGELVLARGRVRTRSQLAEALNPEGGSGSWRSVDVLMSRLRQKLEADPHKPALLLTAPGYGYRLNA; encoded by the coding sequence ATGACTGCAGGGTGGTTGCTGCTGGTGGAAGACGAGCCGGCCCAGCGTCAGCTTCTGGCTGCCTATCTGGGGCGGGCGGATTATGGCGTTCTCGAGGCGGGGAGTATGGCCGAGGCCCAGGCCCAGCTTGCCGTCGGACGTCCGGACCTGGCGGTCGTTGACCTGAACCTGCCGGATGGGGATGGTCTTGAGCTGGCCTTGGGCCTCTCCCAGGGGGGCCTACCAGTGATCGTGGTCTCCGCCCGTGAGACGGACCGGCTGAGGGGGTTGGAGGCCGGGCTGGACGATTTTGTTGTCAAGCCATGTAACCCCAGAGAGTTGGTGGCGCGGGCCAGCAATATCCTGCGACGATGCCGGGGCCAGAGAGTGACAGGGCTGTGCGTCTTTGGTCCCTATCGGCTGGATGCGGAACGTCGCCTGGTCCTGGATGCCGGGGGAGGGGTCATTGCCCTTACCCGAGGGGAGTTTGACCTCCTGGGGGAGCTGGTCTTGGCTCGCGGGAGGGTGCGGACCCGGAGTCAGCTGGCCGAAGCCCTCAATCCCGAAGGTGGGTCAGGGTCCTGGCGGAGTGTGGATGTACTCATGTCGCGGTTGCGCCAGAAGCTCGAGGCAGATCCCCACAAGCCAGCCCTACTCCTCACGGCGCCTGGGTACGGATACCGCTTGAATGCCTGA
- a CDS encoding ABC transporter substrate-binding protein, whose amino-acid sequence MQRTEVGRSARRYFAGALALSAAAVFALTGCDQKKADVIVLGSINPTTGMYASFGQGGEFGVQAAVEDLNNAGGIQVGDKKMKIKLVTVNDESDPNKVASLTEGLILQDHVNFIAAGDAPPPMQAGISSMADRYKVPYVGSVGPFEPWNGMKQESPTKWQYTWAVGGFSINTPVKAGDPRADKRGYTVFNTWTGMLDEFGPKTNRKMGIICSDDPDGRGWYSLFGPSLQKLGYTVVGLNKNLGLVPLETTDFSSIIKSWQDAGVEIIWGNCPGPFFGAMWKQAKGMGFKPKMVALGRAAMFPQDVSAWGGDLADGVSTEIWWDPKIEGIEGINGTTGQSLAARWEKAKSQPAYPAISPGYACVQVLANAITRAGSLDPEKVNAALATTDMMSIRHRVKFDENHFSHVPIAFAQWFKTSTPGKYDLKITYSDHSFWHTTGKAVFPMP is encoded by the coding sequence ATGCAGAGAACTGAAGTCGGGCGGAGTGCCCGGCGTTATTTCGCCGGGGCCCTGGCCCTCTCCGCCGCGGCGGTGTTTGCGCTCACTGGCTGCGACCAAAAGAAGGCCGATGTGATCGTGCTGGGCAGCATCAACCCCACCACCGGCATGTACGCCTCCTTCGGGCAGGGCGGCGAGTTCGGTGTCCAGGCGGCGGTCGAGGACCTCAACAACGCCGGTGGCATTCAGGTCGGCGACAAGAAGATGAAGATCAAACTGGTCACCGTCAATGACGAGAGCGACCCCAACAAGGTGGCCAGCCTCACCGAGGGCCTGATCCTCCAGGATCATGTCAACTTCATCGCCGCCGGTGACGCCCCCCCGCCGATGCAGGCTGGCATCTCCTCCATGGCCGATCGCTACAAGGTGCCCTATGTGGGCTCCGTGGGCCCCTTTGAGCCCTGGAATGGCATGAAGCAGGAGTCCCCCACCAAGTGGCAGTACACCTGGGCCGTGGGCGGCTTCTCCATCAACACCCCTGTGAAGGCCGGTGATCCCCGGGCTGACAAGCGCGGCTACACCGTGTTCAACACCTGGACCGGCATGCTCGACGAGTTCGGTCCCAAGACCAACAGGAAGATGGGCATCATCTGCTCCGACGATCCCGACGGACGCGGCTGGTACAGCCTCTTCGGGCCCTCCCTCCAGAAGCTCGGTTACACCGTGGTGGGCCTGAACAAGAATCTGGGCCTGGTACCCCTGGAGACCACCGACTTCTCCTCCATCATCAAGTCCTGGCAGGACGCAGGGGTTGAGATCATCTGGGGCAACTGCCCCGGGCCCTTCTTCGGCGCCATGTGGAAGCAGGCCAAGGGCATGGGCTTCAAGCCCAAGATGGTCGCCCTGGGTCGTGCCGCCATGTTCCCCCAGGATGTCTCCGCCTGGGGCGGTGACCTGGCCGATGGCGTGAGCACCGAGATCTGGTGGGATCCCAAGATCGAGGGCATCGAGGGTATCAATGGCACCACCGGCCAGTCCCTGGCTGCGCGCTGGGAGAAGGCCAAGAGCCAGCCCGCCTACCCCGCCATCTCCCCGGGCTACGCCTGCGTCCAGGTGCTGGCCAATGCCATCACCCGCGCTGGCAGCCTGGATCCCGAGAAGGTCAACGCGGCCCTGGCCACCACCGACATGATGAGCATCCGCCATCGGGTGAAGTTCGATGAGAACCACTTCAGCCATGTGCCCATCGCCTTCGCCCAGTGGTTCAAGACCAGCACCCCCGGGAAGTACGATCTGAAGATCACGTACTCGGATCACAGCTTCTGGCATACCACCGGCAAGGCTGTGTTCCCCATGCCCTGA